The Acidimicrobiales bacterium genome contains a region encoding:
- a CDS encoding septum formation initiator family protein: protein PRRRARSRSRVRQAVWGLVVSVALVGALFGFVFPTRTYLAQRAAADQARERLAVLTAGNEALERRVEELRTPEEIEAVARRDYGLVRPGEEAYAILPPPPPAVHLPDAWPFGRLADRLSPATTAPPAPPTTVPAP, encoded by the coding sequence GCCGCGGCGGCGGGCCCGGTCGCGCAGCCGCGTCCGCCAGGCCGTGTGGGGGCTGGTCGTGTCGGTGGCGCTGGTCGGCGCCCTGTTCGGCTTCGTGTTCCCGACGAGGACCTACCTGGCCCAGCGGGCGGCCGCCGACCAGGCGAGGGAGCGCCTGGCGGTGCTCACGGCCGGGAACGAGGCGCTCGAGCGGCGGGTCGAGGAGCTGAGGACCCCCGAGGAGATCGAGGCCGTGGCCCGCCGGGACTACGGCCTCGTCCGCCCCGGCGAGGAGGCCTACGCCATCCTCCCGCCCCCGCCGCCGGCCGTGCACCTCCCCGACGCCTGGCCGTTCGGGCGCCTCGCCGACCGCCTGTCGCCGGCGACGACCGCGCCCCCCGCCCCGCCGACCACCGTCCCGGCCCCCTAG